The sequence below is a genomic window from Lytechinus variegatus isolate NC3 chromosome 3, Lvar_3.0, whole genome shotgun sequence.
TAAAGGCTAAGTCCACCCTTACAATGagttgatgtgaataaaaagagaaaaaccaaAGAAGCACAAAACTGACTATATATTTAGATTTGATGAGAAAGAAGcttttattgaatcataatgAGTTTGTTTTAAATTCTACTTGTAACTCTACCCAGACCTATCCCTAgtgcaaatattatttttagttCTTAAGTTATCCTGAAGTACACTTATAAAGTGgttttaaggccaccgcacaccttacgacccaactggtcgccgactggcttgcgactgagtgaggggagatgtgacgtcatagctcttgtcagcttgagcgtcgcagaccggtcagagacaagtcgcaaggaaaattggaaggatttgacatgtcgaatccttatgactggctcgcaagctcaatccaacctccagccaatcagacagcagagttgcataacgcgttttatgataaacaacgcggatacgcagtagtaagcgcaatttctcagatgctatgccaaaaagcgcatgcgtgagttgcagatcggatcgcaaggtgtgcggtgttgaggcttatgactgccttgcgattcatctcccctcactcagtcgccgaccagtcgggtcataaggtgtgcggtggcttTAAGGCAACTAGCAGATTTATGTAACTTTTGTTTCTGATAACATTGTATCACCATAATAATACCATGATCATGTTTTTatgtgtgttggctcagttggtagagcatccatCTCACAACCGgaaggtcgggggttcaaaccccggccgtgtcagaccaaaagacattaaaagatgggagttgctgctaccctgtttggcattcaacattgaaagggatagagcctcgtcggtTTGGcactgcacagcggctgccgggcccacaatcaattgggcaaagcaaattttcggtgTGTtagacatttcatgtctatttcgaacagtaaaatatggatttccattttttccatatttttttattcttatctaCAGTAGTTAAATTGATCATTCACCACAGTGATGAATATTGATATGTATTTGATTTAAACATGAATGTTTCATATCACCTTTTAATGCTTTATTTCACAGTCCTAAAGTGTACAATGGCTACAATCATTATTTGTTGTATGAATTTTAtgcatgttatccagcattttCCTTGTCTCTCTTACCAACATTTTCTCTATAGAATGTTAATGGAGTAGTGGAAAGCCTTAAGATTATTACAGAAGAAAGATCAAGAAGAATTGCTGAATATGCCTTTAATTATGCACTGAAACATGGGCGTAAGAAGGTTACTGCAATCCACAAGGCCAACATCATGTAAGTCAGACATGCCAAGTGGGTGTCTCACATGTAGTCTGTGCGACTCATGTCCAAAATAATTTTCTCATGCCTATCACAGCATTTATAGGTACTGTATACATTAGTACTCATTATGCCATGCAATCTCTTGCTGAGTAACAGATTCATGCCtaaaatttcatgcatttcctAGTCTTGGAATGAAAAAGTGAGAAAAGAGCAATAAAAGAGAAAAGGTGTAGCCTACAAAATGGCCAGTCTAGGTTTTGCATTTCAGTTCAATTAATCATTATTTGAGAAATCTTGATAGAAAGATGTCAAGATTTCAGATGATAAATGTTCTAACTTGTTATTAATATCCAgcgcaaaatgaaaaaaaaaattacaagactAACACTACCATCTGATCAGGTATTCTAGGAAGATTTAGTTTGTCTTATTTAAAAGACTGTGATAAAGACATAAAGCAATTTTTATATGATAAATGtggtgtacatgtaaatggaaaTATACattgaacttaaaaaaaagaagaacaataCATTAATATatgcttgtacatgtaaataggcCTAATGATATTTAGATATATTCAGTTTTTGATCGCTTGATGTTCCATTCTCCTTTGTTTTTATACCTACAGGAAACTTGGAGATGGTCTCTTCCTCAACTCATGTAGAGCAGTTGCAGCAAGATATCCTGAAATTGAGTTTAATGACCTTATTGTTGATAATTGCTGTATGCAGGTCAGTAGCATACCAAGTCTACTGTGAATTATATGTTTCTTGAGACACAGGGAATGACATATTCTTATTTCTCAAAAGTCAGTGTTTAAATCCATTtgcatccattttttttttaaatatgggTGAATAATTGAGCCTTCCATGGGCATATTCCCCTTCAGAACCTACCCAGGAGTGCTGTTAAGTGTACACTCAGGTCATAATTTCTTACAAACCTGAGTGGGCCggtcatatattttcatttataaattttatgaaaacatgggtgataaaacaatcaaatatcCCTGTGGTAGGGGTGTTAAATATACTTCTGGAACTGCTGTGAATATGTTACCAGTATGTGCTTCCTGAAATATTACTGGTATTTTGTTATTCTCACCTACAGTCCATGTcttgaaatttgatattgcaGCAATAGCTGAAGATTTATCTGAAATCTTAGTATTAGGGTTATAGATATGATTTCTGATATAGAACCACCTAGTCATGATGGCAGGCTGTCTCTTGCGTTCACaaatgtaaatttaaaaaaaagtcttttAACATATTGTTTTGAAAGAAGGGTCTTTGGATATAAAAATGTGTTCATGTATTTTTAAGCAAtacttttgtaattttcttgtatCATGTTTATATGCATGAATAGATTGAACCAATCAATTAAAGTGATGCCTAGGATAAAGGCTAGTTTTGAGACTGGGGTGATGTTTTATGTGTAGCTTGATCTTAGATTTTCTATTGGATATAATATACAACCGTCATTAGCATATTGACATGGACTCATTACCTCACTTACATAACATACCCCTACTTTTTGTTTTCTCGTATGGATATTTGTTTGTAATAGCTGGTATCAAGACCCCAACAGTTTGATGTGATGGTAATGCCTAATCTCTATGGTAACATTATCAGTAACATTGGATGCGGATTGGTGGGTGGACCTGGCATAGTACCAGGTCAGAACGTTGGAGAGGATTATGCCATCTTTGAAACTGTAAGTTTATTTTATCACTTCTTACATTTTCTAactaatgaagaaaaaagtttaGGGGGTTTGGACAATACATTGAAGTCTTTTATTATTAAATAactaatgaaaattttaaaaatgctgTCATTTCTAGCAAATATTATGACGTAACCCTCAAGATAATTCACATAGGATAATGCATAAATTTTGCTATTTGAAAAGcagaaaatttgacattctTCTCTTTATTACTCCCCCAGAACaacaatatttcataagttCATTCACTGGTCCAgtttcacaaatatttcatCGAGGTCCAATTTTGGGACAAGCAATCTGTTTAGATTTGGAGGTCATGAATTCACAAGAATATGTAATGAAcaagaaatatcaaataattgaCTGACTTTTTGTGACATTGTGTAGCTAGGTCCACTATGTATCAATCGATATCTGATTACTGGTACATTATGGAGCTTTACTTTGTAATGGAGCTTTACTTTGTAATCTGTGAGGTAGCATTGGTGAATAAATAAGTTTCCACTTTGAATTGATACCCTTATTAAACATTCTTCAGTCCCATTCCATTCCAGTGTCCCTCTCCCTACCTGACATTTGGAAACAAAGATGTACTTCATTATTCATACATATTTCATTGTCCTATTGTTTTGAATTTCCCTTGTGAAATTATCCAGGCAACCAGGAACACTGGAAAGACTATTGCAGGTCAAAATCTTGCCAACCCTACAGCTACATTGCTGGCTGGAGCACTGCTCTTAGACCACCTCGGACTAGATAGCCATGCCAAGACCATCAGGAGAGCCACTATCAGGACTCTTACTGAAGAAAGGGTTAgtaaagcaaagaaaaaaatcatttactctTATTTTTCACTCCCATACTTCAATAGAGATATCCTTTCCCAATCTGTCTATTGATCATCCATTTTCTTACTTTCTCTTTTCGATTTGTTTGATTCATCTTTCCTATCAGTCTCTCCCTCTTTCACTTATCcttcatattttaatgaatatgtAGTCACTACAAAATATTATTGTCATTactgccaccaccaccaccatcatcatcacaatcattatcgccatcaccatcattgtcatcaacatcatcattgtctGTCACCATCAACCATGGtattcttcattcattcatcctcTTACTTTTGCATTTCTGTAATATGATGTGTTCACTCTCATTACATTACATgtgtaaaaaataattgatggTAAATATTAAATAGCAAAATCCATCCTTattctttattcttttatttacaGATACACACTCCTGATCTTGGAGGTCAAGCATCTACCAGTGATGTTGTACAGCACGTTATCAGTCAGATTGACAACACAAAATAAACAACTCTTAAGACCACTACACACTATATAATCTGACTGTGACCAGATTTAGGAacaaattttgctttaaaaatgtaacaataaaaaaatatttgatatttggtTCAGAGAGACCTCAgaaatattagcatcaaatcaGGGATAATCATGATTCCCTTTTCAGAGTAAAATCAGaaaaacttaaaattttcatttaagaTCACAGCTGATTACAATGATTAATTCAGTAATGACTACAGTGTTCTACCAGCTATGTGGAGGCTTACAGTAACCCTTCAAATTCATTATTTAATGATTCACCAAGGATTTATATCTTAGGATGTATGATTTTTCATGTTTGAATgttcataataattatcataacaGTGTTTTCCAAATTGGATATCAGACAGATCATGTAGTGTGGTGGGCTTTATATTATTGATAAtataaatgattatttattatattaaagTTATATACTAAATTCTGGTTGTGAAGTAGAAAATTGATGTGAAACATGAGCAATGCCTCATGAGGATTGGTTACATGCTGAATGTTTCATATTCTTTCAATTTGAACCACTTTAAGCCTGGTCTGTAAGTACAGGAGAATGAAAAGTAGTTTTTGGCACTGGTGCTAAGCATTGTAGTTATGTTGAATATAGTTCAAAACATATagctattttgtgaaatctgtaaTACAGCTTAAACTTAAAAGGTTTGTCCTACTTTCAAATACATTTTCAGCAAGATTTTGCATGTCGTTTacatcattttgaaatgtgtaatGAAGTATGTTTGGTTCTAATGATATATTATTAGTGGACAACATAATGCACTTCCAAAGATTTACCTTTAAGATCACAAAAAGGAAATCCAATTTATCCcagaaacagaaattaaaaaatgtttgctATTGCCATTATTGTGGTCTAGTGGCTCCATTCATTTGACTATCAATCAGACTGTATGTAATCAGAGGACTTATGGCCTTTATAGATCCTCTACATGGGGCATATTGAATTCTATTTACCTACTGAGCTATCTGAAATCCACTGTGATTTTCTACCTTGGCTGGTTTGGTTGGAAAGATATTTCTTCAATATGGATTCAAGATATGTTTGGACCCGCAAAAATAATTGTCATGAAATTAACACAAATAATGATGGAATTTTATTGGTAACCAAGAATTTCATGAAACCTGTTATCTGATGTATATTTCATAAAGTATGCATTTAATTGCTACTTTAACAACCTATTTCGTACCATTTTCTGAGAGAATCAAGCAAGGAAATAAGTTATTGATAAATTGAGAGGGAAAGGATCaggaagaaaaatatgatttctgcTTGATAAATATAACTGCGTATTACAAATAATATGAAGGCCTACAATTATGACAGATTTAACCCATAATTATGGAAAGTTCAATTAATTTGGGTTTGACACTTGAAGCCATAGTTGATGAAGttgattattcatgttttttctaATGGAAAGTACAAAGATATAGATGTTTGTATATTCATagtaatatttatgttttttttttcttaacaatGTGAAGATACAAAATGTCTCATTATTACTCATTCCCCATTTCTtatttatgtttgaatttgcaCAAAAAGTGTTTTGAAAATAGTGTGGCTTCCTTTGGGACATATGCCAActgttctttttatatatacatgtaaaaacccTATTAAATCCAAATATGATGAgatcccggggggccacttacattggcgattggataccatgcgcgaccaaaaaaacacgtaaaaaggatgtctttttcacgatagggcacgttacgtacgtaacgtgataagggtgtcaaaaacacaaaaataatgaaaaaagggtatctttttcgctaggaaaattacgtgtttagggtcgaatatgcggggatgatataacaaaattaaaatgatttataaaggatgtcctttttgccccaaaacttcgtgttaagagtccgatttgcgcgaggtgtagaaggtggggtcgtactaaaccaaataaggtaaatccgacgaccgaaggacccgtaacaataaaacattcctgtacttgtttaggggttcatttcagggaatattaccaataagagtatcgttttgtttccaatacttgttaagggtagggtttcacacgccaatacttgttaaggggtgcattttcagaaaatggaaattacgtgtttagggtgcttttcgagcgcatggtatccactcgtgaatggaagtggccccccccccccgggatgaGATAAACACAGCAACAATGTGAAAAATCACCTTGTTTATGCTTCAACTTCAAGTCTTGATAAGTTGTATGGCCAAAGTCATGATGtcttattgttttatgtatgaTATCAATGGGGCATGCTATAAGCTGTATTATACATGATTGGTGATACATTTTAAGGTGCTAGTTACTTTGATTCCCCTCAGCTAAAGTTAAGAAATCTGATctttgttgattaaaaaaacaaaggggGGCGGGTCTCATCCAAGACAGTAACAGCTCACCTGTCATGCAAAAAAAGTCTTGTGTTTAACTTTGATGAAATACAGCGTGGTGCATAAGGTCACAAAGTAGAGGCCAAGGGCTGACTGCCCAAGACCAAGGACTTCTGACATACAAGGTAAAGGACTAAATGTACAAGGCCAAAGACAAGGTTAAGCTCGCATGATTGTCCCTGAGGAACATTGATGAAACACCTTCCAGGGCTAATATTTGATCTCATAACTGATGATTAAACCATATaatgtaaatatcaaaatatcctGTGACATAGttgcatttttatacatgttGTAAGACCCAAGTCACGTTGGGTTGCAATTAGTTCATTGCAAGACTAAAGTCCTGTATTTTAAATGTCAAATCTCAATTTCTAAATTGTTAGAGgagaagaaaaattgaaattgaaatggacACAGTGCAtggatttatattttaatgtcATTGAGTTATCTGAATTGTTTGTGTTGTGTGTGACAAATGATGGCACAATAAAGAATTTATCactgaaatttaaaaataatttaaatgaatatGTCATTGAATGCTCTGTTTGAGGGGGAAGATCAGAATTGGGGGGAGGATAAAAATATGCAAGAAATAGAGAATGATGGAGGGGAAGTAAGTGAGAGGGCAAGAGACATTGGGAGAGATAGAGGAatagaaggaaaagaaaagggagttATAATGGTGTGAAAGATAAGAATGAATTAAGAGCATGGGAGAATTAATCGAGAAAAGGTTAGAGAGATAAATGGAATAGAAGGGGGAGGGTGGGGCAGGCCGTTGCAGTAGCCTGATGAGCGAGAATATTTGAAAGCTAGAATAGGAAGGGGCATGCCGACAACCTAAAGATAAAAATGGGGCTATTATGAAATCAGGGGAGGGGGCAAGAGCACTATATGATTCTCtatgtaaaaaaagtaaaataaaaaagggagaaaatgtaatgtaactaaaaaattatttccaCTGTATATGCAATGGGTCGCTGCCTTATTTGACCCATGCAGACTTCTCATTgtacactctttttttttatttcacttttattttatttcacttttattttttcctatttttaattgttttatggTATTTCACTAAAAGTCATGGGGGCTGGGGGAGGCTTGGTTGAAAGAAGTGCTCACAGTACGTTGTCGTCATTGTCGCCTCAATCATGTGTGTTAATGTTAGATGTACCGTAGATCTAGCCCGGAAAGTCAGGTTAATTCCCAATTTGTCGTCTAatatgccatttcgtccaattgccaactcgtctactagcATTTGGATTACCAGTTCGTACAATCACCACTTTcctttagtctaatgccattccatttaataaccagttggtctaattatTAGTCCATATACTATTTTGTCTATGGACTATAAGCtgttaaattgtgcaaactaaatgaaaatgaaatggatattagaccaactggttatgagacgaaatgggcATGGAGGAAATGgtattagacgaagtgatgattggaccaaatatttaatggaccaaatggttgttagacgaaatgatgaTGGACGGAAAgtcattagactaaatgaaagtaccgtagaccatgtggtgatcgtgagtagacgagttggcagtagaccaaTTGGCAATTTACGGTCCCGAGAGTCTTCTACTTCTCCACTCCTTGTAAACCGACCTAAAGTCGTAAAGAGATGATTTACTTTTCTCATCGAACTCGACTCTTGTCGAAGGCGAAGCTACCACCTTACCTCCGGCTTTCTAAAGGAATAATTCTTGGTAAATATGTCATGTTTGAAACGTATCGTAAAGAATCTAACGTTAGAGGCGGGAGGTATTTAGCTAAGACAAGTCTAACGCTAATTTTAAGACTCCGCACGACGCAAACCATAGCCATTGCATTACATTTTGAGGCGCATGCAATTCGTATGCACACATGTCCAATCGGGTTTTCACGGTTCCGTGACTTATTAATTCGAATTGCATGGGAGCTAAATCCCTGATCCtggtatggtagtggatcgtattaccgaacattTGATCATATGAATTttatcatatcaaacacataattccaataaaattcaccaaactttcaccataaatgcCCAAATACCTAATATATaaggtcgcatttcataagttgggtatgcaaaaagggtggcgtatgaacaattttccacacagTGCCATGGATAAtcgataaattgttgctacatcacactttcacagcatcttgaccaaatttattcagtatacccagttgttgtgtatccggacgggttgtgtgtccggacgatcaattttagaaagtcatttggaaaaatttaccagcgaagtttcatcaatttttagtacaaagtgttaggaaatattacaaagaacaaaatagaaaatgattacaagaaatgaatttatatttttagtgtaatccacagacaaaaaagaaggcttcaaaaagataaagtgtccggacacccgaccccccatcctaatatctcattttgaagctagaactataggctaaatatattactatattactatcaggaacaaaaactatagcacattaagtttgaagtaacaggggtggcggagccggtggatgtggtaaatgataaaatattaattaaacctaattaacaacttactataatatgtaatatgactgttatcctcatatttctgggtgttttacagcagggaacaactaaatgtcataaaaatctaacaattttgaaaatatgcagcaatggaatacatgtgtatgtcagctctgatctgcaacctaatcaattagtaaaccggagagaATTGGTTAAtcatctaatttgtaatcttagtttttagtacaaatgttgtgtatcattgcaacaaacatttctacccatgatattgtcattttgccaagcatataaatacgGTGACAGGTATTTTtagggcaaaaatgtgaaagtaaatactgttaattaattagtataattaatatgcatacaataatagataattatttaatttttggtacagatttaattattgatgtttaaagattataactgcaaaatactagggtgatccaacgttgcattaacttttgacacctttttatgtgcagcaggtccaatttgagaaaaacaaatttcaaaattcacatttacattgacgtctatgtaataattagctgttaattagtcattttaaggaaaaataaaggtattcgagacttaaaactttttcattatttagagattggtaatagctataacatatcaaaaaataatctttttgacaatttttaccATGTTctcgaaattggaccaccttgtGACATGCGACCATAAATGTgtagaaattttgccgaaattgtttttcatttttacgacatcagcttccaattgGACCTCTCTTcggaagtgaaatatttttggtcacttgaaaaaggtaggcctatggcagtgtatcctattgtGGGACGCcattatttcagtgctttaaaaatgacaactagaggaaatacaatgaagaaaaattataacttgctattccaaatattctgaaaataatgaatatgatgaaattattttacattttccaaccgttttctttgcaccgcacttgccgcgtacccctccgcgaaaaacaattatattcgtgcgtgacaaattacatcataattccggAAGCGCGCCGCacgggtaaaaatattcttgattataatgatgtaagaaagagttgatgtgattttttcatgatatatcatctcatgagtaaattctaagtttttgtttgctttcttatatcgattttgagcagatctttgtaataaattggtgtttgctaactaatttcatttaaaattattatttttttgattgCGTGTTCGATATGGCACTTTCCAATTCCAGTATTAatgctcgttcatatcgtgACTCTCAGTCAAGTTTTATCGATGCGCAGACGATCGTTGACGGCTCTCTACCTCGCGCACGGACGGCCGGGGTACAtaccttgagaactagccgtcTACAATCTGATCGATGGAGCggacgagattgaaattcggcgAATCAGGCCCGAAATTAGGTCCGTatcactctaggcgacaccccaatacttacccgtgttaaaaaactgagactccactcacgcgcgtttgggccgccctagcttagaaatAAGTGAtttttgcgatttttttttaatggtacaCATTTGAGAGATAGGTATGAATAGTATAATAATGTttaatcggtactcaccggttcttttgtTGCATTTCCAGACCACTTCTCACAATTCTTGGCAAATAGTAGCGGTAAATTCTGTCGCCATAGACATGCTAGTCATccatctttatttataaatggagcgccctttacgatagttgttaatgccgcggagaaatcgttaggcattttggcctgtgttcaaggcgtactttctgttctattttttatattggaGATTGTGCATTTGTTGAATAGCGCCGTCTACGTCAGGTATGAGATCGAgcgtatacatctctatgagtgTATTACACTCttccaaaataattatgattccgACCTAGAATCACGGCCGTCACTAAAATGAAGGGAGGTACAAGTAATCCCCccgtagcggaccgtgacccggacgaGACAAAGCGTTGGGGGAGGGGGACTGCAATGTCTGTgaaatgctgtgcccccccatgctttctctcctccgggtcacggttcGCCACTGAATCCCCCCTCCATGGCCTAAATGCCCAAGGAGATGCGTCTCTTTATAAAAATTGTAGGGGGTACAATATGAAAtatcccctactatttttggtattttattattgaaagaaatacataaatctaaatttgaatgaaacatgtattttgcacCAGACGACCTGACTATggggtgataaacctttttCTAGCCTCTGGCCCCCCTTTGGGCAGAGTTTTCTGCCCTTTCGCCCTTTTTCTCCCACTATTCTGGATTTTGTCGGTTAATTTGCGCGGCCGTCGGGGGCTGGGGATTAGGAAAAGCGatgagacgagaaaaaaaatcgaagagAAAATAGGACAGAAAGGAGgtagagaaagaagaaaagagagtaaagagagcaagcaaataaaaaattgaatgaaaatttaagggaggagaaaatagtgAGAAAAGTATTGGGGTTGGTGAGATTGTATGTATCCGTGTAAAAGAAATACTGAGTTTGAGATGTTGTCCGTTTCAGCAAATTAATGTCTGCCTGTTTTACAAGAGCGGGGTTTGTTGGACTGTTTGCAAAAAATGACAAGCTGATGGAATCGGAAAATGTTCCAATTGCTTCATGTTACCGATAGTGATAGCGGTTGAAGGTAAGTCGCACTCTGACGCTCTAAAACCAgcgggggtggggtgggggacCTGCCCCCTAAATTTGATTGGGGACGATCgcgctaattttttttattgataacattttgttgttgcttgtcaaaaattatcGGTCCCAACCCCCTGTAAAGCCTTCTTTTGCTTGTACAAAATTTTTGGTGGTCCCCTAATTTTGCTGGCTTCGTCCGAAAATAAATTGTGTTCTTTATTgtcttttatattcattttaggaaaagaatcccaaattttcaattaataaattGTCTAtgtagttatcctgtttataaaaaaatacttagaatCTGCGTTTCTCTTTATATGACTTAAGACATTGTATATTATAAAGGTTATAGGATAGACCCTGTCTAAATTGTATGCTCGCATAAGTCGGTTAATTTCATAtccattttgttattgatataaaaaaaagtcgGAAAACGtaatttttttagctcgcgcgtCGAGCTGGTATAATTTTATctgtgatatatattttaaatgatattcattctattttacgCTTCACAGCAATATATTAAACGTTGCAGCACGCGCTGCGCGCCCGCATGAATTAATGATACTTATCTTGTTTATTGGATAGTTCTGGTTATCAGGTGAATGATTTAAATTACCGTTACACACTGAAACTGTTTTACAAGTGAAAGGGGATTTTTTAccctgataatttttttttttactaagaaaaatcattaaaaaatcagaggttttatttgaacaaaattagaGTTAATAAATTTTCGTATGCTTGATTTCTGTCGTCATAAACGAGCTAATGCTctatattttccaattttaatGATCTCTAATGactcacctttttctttttggaaCGGATATGAAGTTCTATTGATATATTGAAGGTACAGTGAATGTCATTAGCATGTATttatagaaaatgacatttcctttatttttttaaacattaattgTTTCCGATTTGAAGGAAAAGTGCTcgcatatataggcctacgtcaTCACTCAattatcactttttttattttcttttggtcAGGAATGGATTTTCC
It includes:
- the LOC121410613 gene encoding isocitrate dehydrogenase [NAD] subunit gamma, mitochondrial-like isoform X1, giving the protein MATSMGTGILRRIAFFSVKNGKGSLYRVSAPSLYEGRKCMSTGRLSGFKGQDLVQHMPPPACYGGRHTVTLIPGDGIGPELMLHLKEVFRHAHVPVDFEEHSLCGETNKDSEEVEAAIMAVKRNGVALKGNIHTDLENLKHVAEKSMNVQLRVGLDVFANVIRCKSIPGVKTRHEGIDIAIIRENTEGEYSSLEHENVNGVVESLKIITEERSRRIAEYAFNYALKHGRKKVTAIHKANIMKLGDGLFLNSCRAVAARYPEIEFNDLIVDNCCMQLVSRPQQFDVMVMPNLYGNIISNIGCGLVGGPGIVPGQNVGEDYAIFETATRNTGKTIAGQNLANPTATLLAGALLLDHLGLDSHAKTIRRATIRTLTEERIHTPDLGGQASTSDVVQHVISQIDNTK
- the LOC121410613 gene encoding isocitrate dehydrogenase [NAD] subunit gamma, mitochondrial-like isoform X3; this encodes MATSMGTGILRRIAFFSVKNGKGSLYRVSAPSLYEGRKCMSTGIHESLLEKPPPACYGGRHTVTLIPGDGIGPELMLHLKEVFRHAHVPVDFEEHSLCGETNKDSEEVEAAIMAVKRNGVALKGNIHTDLENLKHVAEKSMNVQLRVGLDVFANVIRCKSIPGVKTRHEGIDIAIIRENTEGEYSSLEHENVNGVVESLKIITEERSRRIAEYAFNYALKHGRKKVTAIHKANIMKLGDGLFLNSCRAVAARYPEIEFNDLIVDNCCMQLVSRPQQFDVMVMPNLYGNIISNIGCGLVGGPGIVPGQNVGEDYAIFETATRNTGKTIAGQNLANPTATLLAGALLLDHLGLDSHAKTIRRATIRTLTEERIHTPDLGGQASTSDVVQHVISQIDNTK
- the LOC121410613 gene encoding isocitrate dehydrogenase [NAD] subunit gamma, mitochondrial-like isoform X4, whose product is MATSMGTGILRRIAFFSVKNGKGSLYRVSAPSLYEGRKCMSTGRLSGFKPPPACYGGRHTVTLIPGDGIGPELMLHLKEVFRHAHVPVDFEEHSLCGETNKDSEEVEAAIMAVKRNGVALKGNIHTDLENLKHVAEKSMNVQLRVGLDVFANVIRCKSIPGVKTRHEGIDIAIIRENTEGEYSSLEHENVNGVVESLKIITEERSRRIAEYAFNYALKHGRKKVTAIHKANIMKLGDGLFLNSCRAVAARYPEIEFNDLIVDNCCMQLVSRPQQFDVMVMPNLYGNIISNIGCGLVGGPGIVPGQNVGEDYAIFETATRNTGKTIAGQNLANPTATLLAGALLLDHLGLDSHAKTIRRATIRTLTEERIHTPDLGGQASTSDVVQHVISQIDNTK
- the LOC121410613 gene encoding isocitrate dehydrogenase [NAD] subunit gamma, mitochondrial-like isoform X2, encoding MATSMGTGILRRIAFFSVKNGKGSLYRVSAPSLYEGRKCMSTGGQDLVQHMPPPACYGGRHTVTLIPGDGIGPELMLHLKEVFRHAHVPVDFEEHSLCGETNKDSEEVEAAIMAVKRNGVALKGNIHTDLENLKHVAEKSMNVQLRVGLDVFANVIRCKSIPGVKTRHEGIDIAIIRENTEGEYSSLEHENVNGVVESLKIITEERSRRIAEYAFNYALKHGRKKVTAIHKANIMKLGDGLFLNSCRAVAARYPEIEFNDLIVDNCCMQLVSRPQQFDVMVMPNLYGNIISNIGCGLVGGPGIVPGQNVGEDYAIFETATRNTGKTIAGQNLANPTATLLAGALLLDHLGLDSHAKTIRRATIRTLTEERIHTPDLGGQASTSDVVQHVISQIDNTK
- the LOC121410613 gene encoding isocitrate dehydrogenase [NAD] subunit gamma, mitochondrial-like isoform X5; translated protein: MATSMGTGILRRIAFFSVKNGKGSLYRVSAPSLYEGRKCMSTGPPPACYGGRHTVTLIPGDGIGPELMLHLKEVFRHAHVPVDFEEHSLCGETNKDSEEVEAAIMAVKRNGVALKGNIHTDLENLKHVAEKSMNVQLRVGLDVFANVIRCKSIPGVKTRHEGIDIAIIRENTEGEYSSLEHENVNGVVESLKIITEERSRRIAEYAFNYALKHGRKKVTAIHKANIMKLGDGLFLNSCRAVAARYPEIEFNDLIVDNCCMQLVSRPQQFDVMVMPNLYGNIISNIGCGLVGGPGIVPGQNVGEDYAIFETATRNTGKTIAGQNLANPTATLLAGALLLDHLGLDSHAKTIRRATIRTLTEERIHTPDLGGQASTSDVVQHVISQIDNTK